The proteins below are encoded in one region of Poecile atricapillus isolate bPoeAtr1 chromosome 19, bPoeAtr1.hap1, whole genome shotgun sequence:
- the LOC131586407 gene encoding olfactory receptor 14J1-like yields the protein MSNSSSISHFLLLALADTRQLQLLHFCLFLGISLAALLGNGLIISAVACSHHLHSPMFFFLLNLALTDLGSICTTVPKAMHNSLWGTRDISYSGCAAQVFCFVFFISAEYFLLTIMCYDRYVSICKPLHYETLLGSRACAHMAAAAWASGFLNALLHTANTFSLPLCHGNTLGQFFCEIPQFLKLSCSKSYLREFGLLFFSICLALGCFVFIVFSYVQIFRAVLRIPSEQGRHKAFSTCLPHLAVVSLFISTGTFAYLKPPSISSPSLDLALSVLYSVVPPALNPLIYSLRNQELKAAVWRLITGWFQKH from the coding sequence atgtccaacagcagctccatcagccacttcctcctgctggcattggcagacacgcggcagctgcagctcctgcacttctgcctcttcctgggcatctccctggctgccctcctgggcaacGGCCTCATCATCAGCGCCgtagcctgcagccaccacctgcacagccccatgttcttcttcctgctcaacctggccctcactgacctgggctccatctgcaccactgtgcccaaagccatgcacaattccctctggggcaccagagacatctcctactcaggatgtgctgcacaggttttttgttttgtgttcttCATCTCAGCAGAGTATTTCCTCCTGACCATCATGTGCTACGACCGCTAcgtgtccatctgcaaacccctgcactatgagaccctcctgggcagcagagcttgtgcccacatggcagcagctgcctgggccagtggctttctcaatgctctgctgcacacagccaatacattttccctgcccctgtgccatgGCAATACCCTGGGCCAGtttttctgtgaaatcccacagTTCCTCAAGCTCTCCTGCTCCAAATCCTATCTCAGGGAATttgggcttctttttttttccatctgtttagcacttggctgttttgtgttcattgttttctcctatgtgcagatcttcagggctgtgttgaggatcccctctgagcagggacggcacaaagccttttccacctgcctccctcacctggctgtGGTCTCCCTGTTTATCAGCACTGGCACATTTGCCTACCTGAAGcctccctccatctcctccccatccctggatctggcCCTGTCTGTTCTGTACTCAGTGgtgcctccagccctgaaccccctcatctacagcctgaggaaccaggagctcaaggctgcagtgtggagaCTGATCACTGGAtggtttcagaaacattaa